A window of Streptomyces profundus genomic DNA:
CGTTCCCCGGCCAGCGCGCGCCGCCCCGCGTCCGTCAGCGCGTACCGACGGCGCCGGCGTCCGCCCGCCGTCTCCCAGTCGCTGCTGAGCAGGCCGAGCCGCTCCAGCCGTTGGAGCGCCGGATAGATCGTGCCGGTGCGCAGGTCGAGCACGCCCCCGCTGCGCTGTTGGACGGCGGTGATGATCGCGTACCCGTGCAGGGGCCCCGGCTCCAGCACGGCGAGCAGCAGCCCGTCCAGATGTCCTCGTACCGCGTCTGACTTCATGAGTAGGCAGCCTACCTATAGAAAGCGTAGGCGTGCTATCTATTGGCAGCC
This region includes:
- a CDS encoding PadR family transcriptional regulator — protein: MKSDAVRGHLDGLLLAVLEPGPLHGYAIITAVQQRSGGVLDLRTGTIYPALQRLERLGLLSSDWETAGGRRRRRYALTDAGRRALAGERDSWHAFTSAIDAVLNPTRPLGTGG